A single region of the Nocardioides sp. W7 genome encodes:
- a CDS encoding endo alpha-1,4 polygalactosaminidase yields the protein MRRLVLALVALLLLAPAPSYGLQELPVGTGVDYQLGGNRGVPAHVGIVVRDRTARPAGRYDVCYVNGFQTQPGEKRFWQRRRHLLLQDGRGRLVEDEAWGEWLLDLRTPAERRALARIVGRWTAGCARDGYEAVEFDNLDSFTRSSGLIRRRHAVAYARLLIRAAHRAGLAVGQKNLAGLRGTRLGFDFAVAEECGRYDECSRYTAVYGRRVLMIEYRRPDFERTCAAYGAAAAVVLRDRDLSPDGVRAYCPR from the coding sequence ATGCGCCGGCTCGTGCTCGCCCTCGTCGCCCTGCTGCTGCTCGCCCCGGCGCCGTCGTACGGCCTGCAGGAGCTGCCGGTCGGCACCGGTGTCGACTACCAGCTCGGTGGCAACCGCGGGGTGCCCGCGCACGTCGGGATCGTGGTGCGCGACCGCACCGCGCGACCCGCGGGACGCTACGACGTCTGCTACGTCAACGGCTTCCAGACCCAGCCGGGCGAGAAGCGGTTCTGGCAGCGACGCCGCCACCTGCTGCTCCAGGACGGACGCGGCCGGCTGGTCGAGGACGAGGCCTGGGGCGAGTGGCTGCTCGACCTGCGCACGCCCGCCGAGCGCCGAGCGCTGGCCCGGATCGTCGGGCGCTGGACCGCAGGGTGCGCGCGTGACGGGTACGAGGCGGTGGAGTTCGACAACCTCGACTCCTTCACCCGGAGCAGTGGCCTGATCCGGAGGCGGCACGCCGTCGCGTACGCCCGGCTGCTCATCCGCGCCGCTCACCGGGCCGGCCTCGCCGTCGGGCAGAAGAACCTCGCGGGCCTGCGGGGCACGCGGCTGGGCTTCGACTTCGCGGTCGCCGAGGAGTGCGGGAGGTACGACGAGTGCAGTCGCTACACCGCCGTCTACGGCCGGCGGGTGCTGATGATCGAGTACCGCCGTCCGGACTTCGAGCGGACCTGTGCGGCGTACGGCGCCGCGGCGGCGGTGGTGCTGCGCGACCGGGACCTGAGCCCGGACGGCGTGCGCGCCTACTGCCCTCGATAG